A genomic stretch from Corvus cornix cornix isolate S_Up_H32 chromosome 7, ASM73873v5, whole genome shotgun sequence includes:
- the LOC104693810 gene encoding inducible T-cell costimulator-like encodes MKAVAVTFCVLCFQFEALYGVDSCSSCLCKNIDQPHVSDPQVMVEFENGNFNFTFPNPKNVSEFSMTLFKGSEKKEICALHLSEERVIAKSNVSYCQTQNSRSSTTFILKNLEKKDIDIYTYCLEIFLPPPYIDCCLKETYLYIQDKEDCFSLGLVSWIIIGLIIFAISCVFCVVACCLRNKNQNSNSHEYNSEYMPMAAVNAAKKPRI; translated from the exons ATGAAGGCAGTTGCTGTAACTTTCTGTGTCCTCTGCTTCCAGTTTGAAGCCCTGTACG gaGTTGACAGCTGCTCATCATGCCTGTGCAAAAATATAG ATCAGCCCCATGTCTCTGATCCCCAGGTGATGGTGGAATTTGAAAATGGAAACTTCAATTTCACATTCCCCAACCCCAAAAATGTGAGCGAGTTCAGCATGACCCTCTTCAAAGGgagtgaaaagaaggaaatctgTGCACTCCATTTGAGCGAAGAGAGAGTTATCGCCAAGAGTAATGTCAGCTATTGTCAGACACAGAATTCAAGAAGCAGCACCACTTTCATTcttaaaaatctggaaaaaaaagatattgaCATTTATACCTACTGCCTGGAGATATTCTTACCCCCTCCTTACATAGATTGCTGTCTGAAAGAAACCTATTTGTACATCCAAG ATAAGGAGGACTGCTTTTCACTAGGACTTGTGTCATGGATAATTATTGGCCTGATCATTTTTGCCATTTCCTGTGTCTTCTGTGTTGTAGCCTGTTGCTTAAGGAACAAG AATCAGAACTCCAACTCCCATGAGTACAACAGTGAATACAtgcccatggcagcagtgaATGCAGCTAAAAAACCAAGAATCTGA